One Sinorhizobium sp. BG8 DNA window includes the following coding sequences:
- a CDS encoding AAA family ATPase: protein MTALSYGIAGSTDLLHVVDIDDFQELVASVQGVAQEAIASCSGVLRAESGDGGIAVFPAQQGSGDAASLAIRAGLKIVEACKRLGRDAGHVDLSVRVGVATSVEFGPDRRGENTKPQGYADMALTLASRLEAAVPPDSVFVCEESRRLAGRSYTFVFEGTRTLEGIEQPERVWRALDHHKKVDRPHVFRKRGGNLIGRAAALQKIAAIWDSVRAGRGEVLCIEGEPGIGKSRLLREVRRLTREKQSKFLLFQSQPEGLLSPLHPFVSSLPSSATDEGDTLQIPAAVVARLFEHHGIRDAEIVDLFAHLLGARDAEPTFSDISPLAIRMRALRAVTGALQLLCATGPLVLAVEDVHWLDRTSKDLLFEAIRVARHFPVLIVMTSPTAFEMDRSDAAHTTRLSLEPFSLEEAGLAMRARGIGQRRKVRPELIEMAEHISGGVPLFVEEVCRWISDGLAAKPENVPDRAAVSHRADFDAMLEARLSHLGGTARTVASACTVAGSQTTLPLLRILLPDSGRKSLARAVETLVEAGFLVRTRTPGSVAYGFRHTLLREVIYGGMPQKQQQLFHRRLFLAVSRDRMLAPWIDSVALAGHAEQAGLTAEAAELLIGVGDEFARRSAMIESRHHLEHALSLCATMPQSSMMDTLQLSALIALGPVLSATGGANSPATSKLYEDGVAVARRQPLEDQPKWFLVYWRWCFAGRDFRDRHERALQLPGMLAGVVDTEIKLQIRHCIWSIDFNLGRHRETQDAIREGLALYDAKAAKASRTVFGGHDAKVSALGQLALSLWLTGQRKASDETLSRMVAYVHEISHVPSKAYSLDIEAVSAFYRDDHRRLIDLSERMSEFAEEHEMQSLAGMSRLFAGWALAHRGDLVMGHDMFRDGLSQLRELGIVVDLPIYLYMHATMLGLAHRYEAGIEIATEAIAQAQETGHTYWLAELYRRRAVLRSQGISPREAITADLKSAIAIAEEQGAIALLQRTRHSTRELGLVV, encoded by the coding sequence GTGACGGCGCTGTCCTACGGTATCGCGGGATCGACGGATCTGCTGCATGTCGTCGACATCGATGATTTCCAGGAACTGGTCGCCTCCGTGCAGGGGGTTGCGCAGGAGGCGATAGCATCGTGCTCGGGCGTGTTGCGGGCCGAGTCGGGCGATGGCGGTATCGCTGTCTTTCCCGCGCAGCAAGGGTCGGGCGATGCCGCCTCGCTTGCCATCCGCGCCGGTCTCAAGATCGTGGAGGCCTGCAAACGACTGGGGCGCGATGCTGGCCATGTCGATCTGAGCGTCCGCGTCGGTGTGGCTACTTCCGTTGAGTTCGGGCCGGACAGGCGCGGGGAGAATACGAAGCCGCAGGGGTATGCGGACATGGCGCTGACACTCGCCTCCCGCCTTGAAGCCGCGGTCCCACCGGACAGTGTCTTCGTGTGCGAGGAATCCCGGCGGCTCGCGGGACGTTCGTACACGTTCGTCTTCGAGGGAACCCGGACACTGGAAGGCATCGAGCAGCCTGAAAGGGTGTGGCGCGCGCTGGACCATCACAAGAAGGTCGACCGGCCGCACGTGTTCAGGAAGCGTGGCGGAAATCTCATAGGCCGCGCGGCCGCGCTTCAGAAGATCGCTGCCATTTGGGACAGCGTCCGCGCCGGGCGCGGTGAGGTGCTCTGTATCGAAGGCGAGCCGGGTATCGGCAAGTCCCGGCTGTTGCGCGAGGTGCGCCGGCTCACGCGCGAAAAGCAATCGAAATTCCTTTTGTTTCAATCCCAGCCCGAAGGGCTGCTTTCACCTCTGCATCCATTTGTTTCCAGCCTTCCCTCTAGCGCGACGGATGAGGGAGACACCTTGCAGATCCCCGCAGCCGTGGTGGCGAGACTGTTCGAACACCACGGCATTCGCGATGCAGAGATCGTAGACCTTTTCGCCCATCTCCTGGGAGCGAGGGATGCAGAGCCGACTTTCTCGGACATAAGCCCCTTGGCGATCCGGATGAGGGCCTTGCGCGCCGTCACCGGGGCGCTCCAGCTGTTGTGCGCGACAGGACCGCTGGTCCTTGCGGTTGAAGATGTTCACTGGCTCGACCGGACATCGAAGGACCTGCTCTTCGAAGCGATACGGGTCGCACGGCACTTCCCGGTCCTGATCGTGATGACCTCACCAACCGCATTCGAGATGGATCGGTCGGACGCTGCCCACACGACCCGCCTTTCGCTTGAGCCTTTCAGCCTGGAGGAGGCAGGGCTGGCAATGCGCGCACGGGGAATCGGGCAGCGCCGAAAGGTACGGCCCGAGCTTATCGAGATGGCGGAGCATATATCGGGGGGCGTTCCGCTCTTCGTGGAGGAAGTCTGCAGGTGGATTTCCGACGGGTTGGCCGCCAAACCGGAGAACGTCCCCGATCGGGCAGCGGTGTCGCACCGCGCGGACTTCGACGCAATGCTCGAGGCAAGGCTGTCCCATCTAGGGGGTACGGCGAGGACTGTCGCGAGCGCCTGTACGGTCGCGGGTTCGCAAACCACTCTCCCGTTGCTCAGGATCCTCTTGCCCGACAGTGGCAGGAAGTCCCTTGCGCGCGCTGTGGAGACGTTGGTGGAGGCTGGGTTTCTCGTGCGAACGAGAACGCCGGGAAGCGTGGCCTACGGTTTTCGCCATACGTTGCTCCGCGAAGTGATCTATGGCGGCATGCCGCAAAAGCAGCAGCAGTTGTTCCATCGCCGGCTCTTTCTTGCCGTCAGTCGGGATCGCATGCTCGCGCCCTGGATCGATTCCGTTGCCCTTGCCGGCCATGCGGAACAGGCCGGGCTCACAGCAGAGGCGGCTGAGCTACTGATCGGCGTGGGGGACGAGTTCGCACGGCGATCGGCCATGATAGAGTCCCGCCATCATCTCGAACATGCCTTGAGCCTCTGCGCCACGATGCCTCAGAGCAGCATGATGGACACGCTGCAGCTATCCGCGCTCATAGCTCTTGGCCCCGTCCTTTCCGCAACGGGCGGCGCCAATTCGCCTGCTACCAGCAAACTTTACGAGGACGGTGTGGCTGTCGCTCGCCGCCAACCGTTGGAGGACCAGCCGAAGTGGTTTCTGGTCTATTGGAGGTGGTGCTTCGCAGGCCGGGACTTCCGCGACAGGCACGAGCGGGCCCTGCAACTGCCGGGAATGCTCGCGGGCGTCGTCGATACGGAGATCAAGCTCCAGATCCGGCACTGCATCTGGTCGATCGACTTCAATCTGGGCCGGCACAGGGAAACGCAGGATGCGATCCGGGAGGGGCTGGCGCTCTATGATGCGAAGGCGGCGAAAGCCAGCCGGACTGTGTTCGGCGGACACGACGCCAAGGTGTCCGCTCTCGGGCAGCTGGCACTTTCCCTGTGGCTGACCGGGCAGAGGAAAGCCTCCGACGAGACCCTGTCGCGCATGGTTGCCTATGTTCACGAGATATCCCATGTGCCGAGCAAGGCGTATTCACTCGATATCGAGGCGGTCTCCGCGTTCTACCGCGACGACCATCGCAGGCTCATCGATCTCTCCGAGCGAATGTCCGAGTTTGCGGAAGAGCACGAGATGCAATCGCTTGCAGGCATGTCACGCCTTTTCGCCGGATGGGCGCTTGCGCATCGCGGGGATCTCGTGATGGGCCACGACATGTTCCGTGACGGGCTTTCGCAACTGAGGGAACTCGGAATTGTCGTCGACCTGCCGATCTACCTTTACATGCACGCGACCATGCTCGGGCTCGCCCACCGATACGAAGCGGGCATCGAGATTGCGACGGAGGCGATCGCGCAGGCGCAGGAAACCGGACACACCTACTGGCTTGCCGAACTGTATCGCCGCCGCGCGGTCCTTCGTTCCCAGGGTATTTCTCCGAGGGAAGCGATAACCGCCGATCTGAAATCGGCCATCGCCATTGCCGAGGAGCAGGGCGCCATCGCCCTCCTGCAACGGACCCGACATTCCACGCGGGAACTCGGCCTAGTGGTCTGA
- a CDS encoding tyramine oxidase, whose translation MSYSLRRTGRLLLAAAAIGAAGCGPALSHPLDGLSTKEISTVVEILQAEGKTDKESRYPLIELQEPPKEAVLSWKEGDPEQRRAVVNVKTAAGVFKGEVDISARKVLSWEPAGGQPMLLLEEFLGAMDLALKNPTFIAGLEKRGLKPEQVFCLPLTAGAFGGAEEAGKRLMKVPCYVSPTESNFYAKPIEGLFAVVDLNGKEVVEVVDEGVVPLPEDGWGYTQAELSARKDVKLAPAIKAATLSQPDGANFTVNGSLVNWDMWSFRWRVDKRPGVVLSEIRANDGSGPRQVLYQANLSEVFVPYMDPSDGWYWRTYMDSGEYGFGIFLSPLTAGVDCPKYATFLPATVHADDGSPVEIPNALCIFERNIGDPAWRHYEIFAQTPQTPLPAEGRPATELVVRSASEVGNYDYLLDYAFQQNGMIRVMVGATGLDAVKGVASKSMKDATAAADTRYGTLIAPNLVAPNHDHFFNFRFDFDIDGQKNMFARTALVAGKSPEGTPRRSFWETKDEMPMTEMEGRYKVNPATPAMYHVMNMGKETKLGHHPAYMILPENSVAYSPLDVENDPPARRNAYIEYTFWNTPYDPKERYAGGEYAFQSDGSDSLPAWVKKDRSIHDTDIVTWYTMGFHHVPHMEDWPVMSTMWKGITLMPYNFFDHNPSIGIRNPS comes from the coding sequence ATGTCATATTCACTCAGAAGAACGGGGCGCTTGCTCCTTGCCGCAGCCGCAATCGGTGCGGCGGGATGCGGTCCAGCATTGTCGCATCCGCTCGACGGTCTTTCGACCAAGGAGATTTCGACCGTGGTCGAAATCCTGCAAGCCGAAGGAAAGACCGACAAGGAAAGCCGCTACCCCCTGATCGAGCTTCAGGAACCGCCTAAGGAGGCCGTGCTTTCCTGGAAGGAGGGAGATCCCGAGCAACGCCGTGCAGTGGTGAACGTGAAGACCGCCGCCGGCGTCTTCAAGGGAGAGGTCGACATTTCCGCGCGGAAGGTTCTTTCGTGGGAGCCTGCAGGCGGACAGCCGATGCTGCTGCTCGAGGAATTCCTCGGAGCGATGGATCTAGCGCTGAAGAACCCCACCTTCATAGCCGGGCTCGAGAAGCGCGGGCTGAAGCCGGAGCAGGTCTTCTGTCTGCCGCTGACCGCAGGCGCTTTCGGCGGGGCGGAAGAAGCCGGAAAGCGGCTGATGAAAGTGCCCTGCTACGTCAGCCCGACCGAGAGCAACTTCTACGCCAAGCCGATAGAAGGTCTCTTTGCCGTGGTCGACCTTAACGGCAAGGAGGTTGTCGAGGTCGTCGACGAGGGTGTCGTTCCGCTGCCCGAGGACGGGTGGGGCTACACGCAAGCCGAGCTATCGGCGAGGAAGGATGTCAAGCTGGCGCCAGCAATCAAGGCAGCAACCCTTTCCCAGCCAGACGGAGCGAACTTCACAGTCAACGGAAGCCTGGTCAATTGGGACATGTGGAGTTTCCGCTGGCGGGTCGACAAGCGCCCTGGCGTCGTCCTCTCCGAGATCCGGGCCAATGACGGCAGCGGCCCCCGCCAGGTGCTCTACCAGGCCAATCTTTCCGAGGTGTTCGTGCCCTACATGGACCCGAGCGACGGCTGGTACTGGCGGACCTATATGGACAGCGGAGAATATGGCTTCGGCATTTTCCTCAGCCCGCTGACGGCCGGGGTGGATTGCCCGAAATACGCGACGTTCCTCCCCGCGACAGTCCATGCTGACGACGGTTCGCCCGTCGAGATACCCAATGCGCTTTGCATATTCGAGCGCAATATCGGCGACCCCGCCTGGCGCCACTACGAGATATTCGCGCAGACGCCCCAGACCCCGCTCCCGGCTGAAGGCCGGCCGGCAACGGAACTCGTCGTGCGCTCTGCTTCGGAGGTCGGCAATTACGACTACCTTCTCGACTACGCGTTCCAGCAGAACGGGATGATACGGGTCATGGTTGGAGCGACCGGTCTTGACGCGGTGAAGGGTGTCGCTTCGAAGTCGATGAAGGATGCAACAGCCGCCGCCGACACCAGGTACGGGACGCTGATCGCCCCGAACCTGGTGGCGCCGAACCACGACCATTTCTTCAACTTCCGCTTCGACTTCGACATCGACGGGCAGAAGAACATGTTCGCCCGCACTGCGCTCGTGGCGGGCAAGTCGCCCGAAGGGACACCGCGCCGCTCCTTCTGGGAAACGAAGGACGAGATGCCGATGACCGAGATGGAGGGGCGCTACAAGGTCAATCCGGCGACACCTGCGATGTATCACGTGATGAACATGGGAAAGGAAACGAAGCTCGGCCATCATCCGGCCTACATGATCCTGCCGGAAAACAGCGTCGCCTACTCGCCTCTCGACGTTGAGAACGATCCTCCGGCACGCCGCAACGCCTACATCGAATACACCTTCTGGAACACGCCCTATGATCCGAAGGAACGCTACGCGGGCGGCGAATATGCCTTCCAGAGCGACGGCTCCGACAGCCTCCCCGCCTGGGTCAAGAAGGATCGAAGCATCCACGACACCGATATCGTGACCTGGTACACGATGGGGTTCCACCATGTGCCGCACATGGAGGACTGGCCGGTGATGTCGACAATGTGGAAGGGGATCACGCTGATGCCCTACAATTTCTTCGACCACAATCCGTCAATCGGGATACGCAATCCTTCGTGA
- a CDS encoding AraC family transcriptional regulator: protein MEHARQSGRIDRRILAGVGAELLARGVDPDLIAQKTGSGEDPASAGAGTVGLAEFVGFLQRAGTTMPDPAAVWRCGRAYVPTGLPELFPGFRRGTRLHQVLAGVVDAMNELQSASLIRLRVSDALALIEYRILDPAIWPRAFDVEFTFGFFDGVIRDFFLPDFRPDSIVFEHEADRRRGVLDASFGLTCIYGFPSNILAFPAALLSMPALHDRPARAAGSFVTVPDDSADGGLATRLRQAVLMRIGEGPMDQTAIAAMVGLSTRTLRRRLLAEGLCFRDEIERLRMEYASEMILRTNLPLMELACRLGYSQQSDFTRAFRRFAGIPPSAFRNGRGTHS from the coding sequence ATGGAGCATGCAAGACAGAGCGGCCGTATCGACAGACGCATTCTCGCCGGCGTCGGTGCGGAGCTGCTCGCGAGGGGTGTGGACCCGGATCTGATTGCCCAAAAGACCGGCAGCGGGGAGGATCCGGCTTCTGCCGGGGCAGGTACGGTCGGCCTGGCCGAGTTTGTTGGATTCCTTCAACGCGCAGGCACGACGATGCCCGACCCGGCAGCGGTCTGGCGGTGCGGCCGGGCCTATGTGCCCACGGGCCTGCCGGAACTGTTCCCGGGCTTCCGCCGCGGCACGCGTCTTCACCAGGTTCTTGCCGGTGTCGTCGATGCCATGAACGAACTCCAGTCCGCCAGCCTCATTCGATTGAGGGTCAGCGATGCGCTGGCGCTGATCGAGTACCGCATTCTGGATCCGGCCATATGGCCGCGCGCCTTCGACGTGGAGTTTACATTCGGCTTCTTCGACGGGGTGATACGCGATTTCTTCCTCCCCGATTTCCGGCCCGACAGTATCGTGTTCGAGCACGAGGCGGACCGTCGGCGGGGTGTCCTGGACGCATCTTTCGGATTGACGTGCATCTACGGCTTCCCGAGCAACATCCTCGCGTTTCCGGCGGCACTGCTCTCAATGCCTGCGCTGCACGACAGGCCGGCCCGGGCGGCGGGATCGTTCGTTACCGTACCCGACGACAGCGCGGACGGTGGATTGGCGACCCGGCTTCGGCAGGCCGTTTTAATGCGGATAGGCGAGGGACCCATGGACCAGACTGCCATCGCGGCCATGGTCGGTCTCTCCACCCGCACGTTGCGGCGGCGGCTTCTTGCGGAAGGGCTGTGCTTCCGTGACGAGATCGAGCGCCTGCGCATGGAATACGCCAGTGAGATGATCCTGCGTACGAACCTGCCGCTCATGGAGCTTGCGTGCCGCCTCGGCTATAGCCAGCAGTCAGACTTCACCCGGGCCTTCCGCCGGTTCGCAGGCATCCCCCCGAGCGCGTTCAGGAACGGCCGCGGTACGCATTCCTGA
- a CDS encoding glycerate kinase: MVPDPRAFLVSLFESAVDAADSLAAIRANLPARPRGRTVVIGAGKAASQMAAALESLWEGPLEGVVVDRHGPIATCRSIEILQSAHPVPDLAGIAASNRLFEAVKDLSEDDLVIALISGGGSSLLPAPAGTLSLDDEIAVNKALLASGAPISAMNVVRKQVSTIKGGRLARAAAPARVVSLIVSDVPGDNPALVASGPTVPDRSTPQDALNIIAEYRMDLPAQVLRHIEASTAPLPDDPAFAGNEVHVIASARVSLEAAAARARDFGIDAVILSDAIEGEARDIGRMHAAIAREVQSRNRPFAKPVVLLSGGETTVTIGGGSYGKGGRNSEFLLSFCLDIDGLDGIHALAADTDGIDGSENNAGAFADGGSAPRMRALGGDPRAYLAGHDAWSAFSLADDLFVPGPTGTNVNDFRAILIV; the protein is encoded by the coding sequence ATGGTTCCCGATCCCCGCGCCTTTCTCGTTTCGCTTTTTGAAAGTGCCGTCGATGCCGCCGACTCGCTCGCGGCGATCCGTGCCAATCTGCCTGCTCGACCGAGGGGACGTACCGTCGTGATCGGGGCGGGCAAGGCTGCGAGCCAGATGGCTGCAGCGCTCGAAAGTCTCTGGGAAGGGCCTCTCGAAGGGGTGGTGGTGGACCGCCACGGGCCCATCGCGACCTGCAGGAGCATCGAGATTCTGCAATCGGCCCATCCGGTGCCCGATCTTGCGGGGATTGCCGCCAGTAATCGCTTGTTCGAGGCGGTGAAGGACCTCTCGGAGGACGACCTGGTCATCGCACTCATTTCTGGTGGGGGTTCGTCGCTGCTGCCTGCGCCCGCCGGCACCCTGTCGCTTGACGACGAGATCGCGGTCAACAAGGCTCTTCTCGCATCCGGGGCGCCGATTTCGGCCATGAACGTGGTGCGCAAGCAAGTATCTACCATCAAGGGCGGCCGGCTCGCCCGTGCCGCCGCGCCGGCCCGGGTCGTGAGCCTTATCGTCTCTGACGTTCCAGGGGATAATCCCGCGCTCGTCGCTTCCGGGCCGACGGTGCCGGACAGATCAACTCCGCAGGATGCTCTGAACATCATCGCTGAATATCGCATGGATCTCCCCGCGCAGGTCCTTCGGCACATCGAGGCATCGACGGCACCGCTTCCGGACGATCCGGCATTCGCCGGCAACGAGGTCCACGTGATCGCATCTGCCCGTGTTTCGCTGGAGGCCGCAGCTGCTCGAGCACGGGATTTCGGGATCGACGCCGTCATCCTTTCGGACGCCATCGAGGGAGAGGCGCGCGACATTGGCCGCATGCACGCTGCCATCGCGCGCGAGGTCCAAAGTCGAAACCGTCCCTTTGCCAAGCCCGTCGTGCTCCTGTCAGGCGGCGAAACGACCGTGACGATAGGTGGCGGAAGCTATGGCAAGGGCGGGCGCAACAGCGAATTCCTGCTTTCCTTCTGCCTCGACATCGACGGTTTGGACGGCATCCACGCTCTGGCAGCCGATACCGATGGTATCGACGGATCCGAGAACAACGCGGGAGCTTTCGCCGACGGCGGTTCGGCCCCGCGCATGAGAGCGCTCGGAGGCGATCCGCGGGCGTACCTTGCGGGACACGACGCTTGGTCTGCCTTTTCGCTTGCCGACGATCTGTTCGTCCCCGGGCCGACGGGGACCAACGTCAACGATTTTCGCGCCATTCTCATCGTCTGA
- a CDS encoding Dabb family protein: MIRHCVFIRFKPTISVAHKAEIFDEIAALKDRLPGLLAVHAGTNVSPETGMDKGFCDGFIVDFADSFARDAYLVDEEHRKTGAKIVAAAEGGLAGVLVYDLETMD, encoded by the coding sequence ATGATCCGCCATTGTGTTTTCATCCGCTTCAAGCCGACAATCTCCGTCGCGCACAAGGCCGAGATCTTCGATGAGATCGCGGCGCTGAAGGACCGTCTGCCGGGCCTGCTCGCCGTGCACGCCGGCACCAACGTCAGTCCCGAGACCGGTATGGACAAGGGCTTCTGTGACGGCTTCATCGTCGACTTCGCAGACAGCTTCGCCCGCGACGCCTATCTCGTCGATGAGGAGCACAGGAAGACCGGCGCGAAGATCGTTGCGGCGGCCGAAGGCGGGCTCGCGGGGGTACTTGTCTACGATCTTGAAACAATGGACTAA
- a CDS encoding GMC family oxidoreductase N-terminal domain-containing protein has translation MTYDYIITGAGPAGCVLANRLSEDPSVRVLLLEAGGGDWNPLFHMPAGFAKMTKGVASWGWNTVPQKHMKGRVLRYTQAKVVGGGSSINAQLYTRGNAADYDLWASEEGCEGWDYRSILPYFKRAEDNQRFADDYHAYGGPLGVSMPVSPLPICDAYIRAGQELGIPYNHDFNGRQQAGVGFYQLTQRNRRRSSASLAYLGSIRDRKNLTVKLGARVARVVLEGRRAVGVEVVTSGGTEVIRAEREVLVSSGAIGSPKLLLQSGIGPADHLKSVGVKVMHDLPGVGSNLQDHLDLFVISECTGDHTYDGVAKLHRTLWAGIQYLLFRTGPVASSLFETGGFWYADPDARSPDIQFHLGLGSGIEAGVEKLKNAGVTLNSAYLHPRSRGTVRLSSSDPSAAPLIDPNYWSDPHDRTMSLEGLRIAREIMQQAALKPFVLAERLPGPKVVTEEQLFDYGCANAKTDHHPVGTCKMGTGSDAVVGLDLRVHGLEGLRVCDSSVMPRVPSCNTNAPTIMIGEKGADLIREVPPLPAAIFSHERNDTRPRARAGVR, from the coding sequence ATGACCTATGACTACATCATTACCGGCGCGGGTCCTGCGGGATGCGTTCTCGCCAATCGGCTGAGCGAAGATCCCTCGGTTCGTGTGCTGCTGCTGGAGGCAGGCGGTGGGGACTGGAACCCGCTCTTCCACATGCCGGCGGGTTTTGCAAAGATGACCAAGGGTGTGGCCAGCTGGGGCTGGAACACGGTACCGCAGAAGCACATGAAGGGTCGCGTGCTTCGCTACACCCAGGCCAAGGTCGTCGGTGGTGGCTCATCGATCAATGCCCAGCTCTATACGCGTGGCAATGCCGCCGACTATGATCTCTGGGCGTCGGAGGAGGGTTGCGAAGGCTGGGACTACCGCTCGATCCTCCCCTATTTCAAGCGTGCAGAGGACAACCAGCGCTTTGCGGACGACTACCACGCTTATGGCGGTCCGCTCGGGGTTTCCATGCCGGTCTCGCCACTTCCGATCTGCGATGCCTATATCCGTGCGGGCCAGGAACTTGGCATCCCCTACAACCACGATTTCAATGGAAGGCAGCAAGCGGGCGTCGGCTTCTATCAGCTGACGCAGCGCAATCGCCGCCGTTCGTCCGCTTCGCTCGCCTATCTCGGCTCAATCAGGGACCGCAAGAACCTGACCGTCAAGCTCGGCGCGCGCGTGGCCAGGGTGGTGCTCGAGGGGCGCCGCGCCGTCGGCGTCGAAGTCGTCACGTCAGGAGGGACCGAAGTCATTCGTGCGGAGCGAGAGGTGCTGGTCTCCTCCGGAGCGATAGGTTCGCCGAAGCTGCTTCTGCAATCGGGTATCGGACCGGCCGATCACCTGAAGTCGGTCGGTGTCAAGGTGATGCATGACCTGCCTGGTGTCGGTTCCAACCTTCAGGATCACCTCGACCTCTTCGTGATATCGGAATGCACCGGTGACCATACCTATGACGGGGTCGCCAAACTCCACCGTACCCTGTGGGCGGGCATCCAGTATCTTCTGTTCCGCACCGGGCCGGTTGCTTCCTCGCTATTTGAAACCGGAGGATTCTGGTATGCGGATCCCGATGCGCGTTCGCCCGATATCCAGTTCCATCTGGGCCTCGGGTCCGGCATCGAGGCGGGTGTCGAGAAGCTGAAGAACGCAGGTGTCACGCTCAATTCCGCCTATCTGCATCCGCGGTCGCGCGGCACAGTCCGGCTTTCCTCGTCGGATCCTTCGGCGGCACCATTGATCGACCCCAACTACTGGTCGGACCCCCATGACAGGACCATGTCGCTGGAGGGCTTGAGGATTGCGCGCGAAATCATGCAGCAGGCAGCGCTGAAACCCTTCGTCCTTGCGGAGCGCCTGCCCGGGCCAAAGGTGGTGACCGAGGAGCAGCTCTTCGACTACGGCTGCGCCAACGCAAAGACCGACCACCATCCCGTCGGCACGTGCAAGATGGGAACCGGATCCGATGCGGTGGTCGGCCTGGATCTCAGGGTGCACGGGCTCGAGGGACTGCGTGTATGCGACAGTTCCGTCATGCCGCGAGTTCCCTCGTGCAACACGAATGCACCGACGATCATGATCGGCGAAAAGGGTGCCGACCTCATCCGTGAGGTTCCGCCATTGCCGGCGGCTATCTTCTCTCACGAGCGAAACGATACCCGTCCACGCGCCCGCGCCGGTGTCAGATAG
- a CDS encoding 3-ketoacyl-ACP reductase, with protein sequence MTTRGRPVALITGGRRGIGLGIATALAKSGYDIALTGIGDPSPTDTVLDELRAHGAEAIYLKADLVEVSGHQKTVEDVIANLGRIDCLVNNAGMSSVVRGDFLDLRPENFDTILATNLRGTIFFTQAVVRAMLADARPSVSRSIINITSVSASMSSPERLDYCISKAGLSAFSQGLALRLAETGIGVFEVRPGIIRTDMTAGVSAKYDALIDGGLVPMKRWGEAGDIGAICAALASGSFAFATGSVIQADGGLAIGRL encoded by the coding sequence ATGACGACGCGCGGGCGACCCGTTGCCTTGATCACCGGTGGCCGGCGCGGGATCGGCCTCGGCATCGCGACGGCTCTGGCAAAATCCGGTTATGACATTGCGCTCACCGGCATCGGTGATCCAAGCCCGACCGATACGGTTCTGGACGAACTGAGGGCGCACGGCGCCGAGGCCATCTATCTGAAGGCAGATCTCGTCGAAGTTTCCGGTCACCAGAAAACCGTCGAGGACGTTATCGCGAACCTGGGTCGCATCGACTGTCTCGTCAACAATGCAGGCATGTCCTCGGTCGTACGCGGCGATTTTCTTGACCTCCGCCCGGAGAACTTCGACACCATTCTTGCAACCAATCTGCGCGGGACGATCTTCTTCACCCAGGCCGTCGTGAGAGCCATGCTGGCGGACGCGAGGCCATCCGTTTCGCGTTCGATCATCAATATAACTTCCGTATCCGCATCAATGAGTTCTCCGGAAAGGCTCGACTATTGCATCAGCAAGGCGGGACTCTCGGCATTCAGCCAGGGGCTTGCGCTGAGGCTTGCAGAAACCGGCATCGGTGTCTTCGAGGTCCGCCCCGGTATCATCCGCACCGACATGACGGCAGGGGTCTCGGCCAAATACGACGCGCTGATCGACGGCGGACTCGTTCCGATGAAGCGCTGGGGAGAGGCCGGCGACATCGGTGCGATATGCGCGGCGCTTGCGTCCGGAAGTTTCGCATTCGCCACGGGCTCCGTCATCCAGGCGGATGGAGGGCTGGCGATCGGAAGATTGTGA